The proteins below are encoded in one region of Asticcacaulis excentricus CB 48:
- the hfaD gene encoding holdfast anchor protein HfaD: protein MRVRAKILAVGTILATATLATAATSQTTTPSSGGLDITNDQVQTGDIFSAQTLNVVENYDLLKVETSGHGNAVTAGNEQVDAKLTSVQVLQGNVTATATVNGTAAPEDYRKSLGTPLYMTTQAVGNYGAGTTTDGKLVANTQQYVDAVNVHADTQVNSPNNSIYESGEINTVAVTNHQAYEVTNGRLESTAHQQSDAEARARTGVVLHYSPSPNLYTASAMNNYYASNSTDRGSQEHTVTQDSSGRTESYVSANAGNAWHMATQSDAAANTVTLYNTGGSLVTDTRQANGGQVQSMSVLTGYEYGEMHSTATGVGNSLTAGNGDKYVNINTEQFNDGPIDVQASFEGHTGYDAYVTAEATGNSAYAYACAECEADMTVRNSQVNNANVSASTTTTIGGSGRAIVSTSRAIGNTATYYVSGNGKN, encoded by the coding sequence ATGCGGGTACGCGCGAAGATCCTAGCCGTTGGCACAATACTCGCAACCGCAACTCTGGCGACGGCCGCTACTAGTCAGACGACGACACCGTCTTCGGGCGGGCTCGACATCACCAATGATCAGGTGCAGACCGGCGACATTTTCTCCGCTCAGACCCTGAACGTGGTTGAAAACTACGACCTTCTCAAGGTCGAGACGTCGGGCCACGGCAATGCGGTGACGGCCGGCAATGAACAGGTCGATGCGAAGCTGACCTCTGTTCAGGTGCTTCAGGGCAATGTCACGGCCACGGCTACGGTCAACGGCACGGCAGCTCCTGAAGATTACCGTAAATCGCTGGGCACGCCGCTTTATATGACGACGCAGGCCGTCGGAAATTACGGCGCGGGCACGACCACAGACGGCAAGCTGGTGGCCAATACCCAGCAGTATGTCGATGCGGTCAATGTCCACGCCGATACGCAGGTCAACTCACCCAACAACTCTATCTATGAGTCAGGTGAGATCAACACGGTCGCGGTCACCAACCATCAGGCCTATGAGGTGACGAATGGCCGTCTGGAATCGACCGCGCATCAGCAGTCCGATGCCGAAGCGCGTGCCCGCACCGGCGTGGTGCTGCACTATTCGCCCTCACCGAACCTGTACACCGCCTCGGCGATGAACAACTACTACGCTTCGAACTCTACCGATCGCGGCTCGCAGGAGCATACGGTCACACAGGACTCGAGCGGACGCACGGAATCTTACGTCTCGGCCAATGCGGGCAATGCCTGGCACATGGCCACGCAGTCGGACGCCGCCGCCAACACAGTGACGCTCTACAATACGGGCGGTTCGCTGGTCACCGACACGCGTCAGGCCAATGGCGGTCAGGTGCAGTCGATGAGCGTTCTGACCGGGTATGAATATGGTGAGATGCACTCCACCGCGACCGGCGTCGGCAACAGCCTGACCGCAGGTAACGGCGACAAGTACGTGAACATCAATACCGAGCAGTTCAACGACGGTCCGATCGACGTTCAAGCGAGCTTTGAAGGTCATACGGGTTATGACGCCTATGTCACCGCCGAAGCGACGGGCAACTCGGCCTATGCCTATGCCTGTGCCGAATGCGAAGCGGACATGACCGTGCGCAACTCTCAGGTCAACAATGCCAACGTGTCGGCTTCGACAACAACGACCATCGGCGGATCGGGCCGGGCCATTGTCTCGACCAGCCGTGCCATTGGCAATACCGCGACCTATTACGTGTCGGGGAATGGCAAGAACTAG
- the hfaB gene encoding holdfast anchoring protein HfaB, which translates to MASDTKKSSRRVRRGLSLIALAAGAMTLSACVSPVAGPSGVYAKPIGNAPVTANPTAYSDALVCLGSYARKHSLASPRMAVGRISDYTGKVEYEGGRKITQGASLMAMTALAKSGARQVERFDTSVSELELKYTNNKLITDNEVANPTEAGEYRRIMAGQIAGSDFHIVGGITELNYNIRSSGIDAYVGDADARDTKGIVNGRLYVMNVALDLRLVDTRTLEVVDVISYQKQIIGREIKAGVFDFFNGNIFDVSAGEGGLEPMQLAVRALIERATLEFMANLYGVQGPEICLNPKDDFLNDATLGKTGGYTPAYNNLETNNAGTREDPSRWHNTRNRNSGDGRY; encoded by the coding sequence ATGGCTTCTGATACGAAGAAATCGTCGCGCCGCGTGCGTCGTGGCCTCAGCCTGATCGCTCTGGCGGCGGGCGCCATGACCTTGTCGGCCTGTGTGTCGCCGGTCGCGGGTCCGTCTGGCGTCTATGCCAAGCCGATTGGCAATGCCCCGGTGACGGCCAACCCGACCGCCTATTCGGACGCTCTGGTCTGCCTCGGCTCCTATGCCCGCAAGCATAGCCTCGCCTCGCCTCGCATGGCGGTGGGCCGCATCTCGGACTACACCGGCAAGGTAGAATACGAAGGGGGTCGCAAGATCACTCAGGGTGCGTCGCTGATGGCGATGACCGCTCTGGCCAAGTCCGGCGCGCGTCAGGTCGAGCGTTTCGATACGTCGGTGTCGGAGCTGGAGCTGAAGTACACCAACAACAAACTGATCACCGATAATGAGGTCGCCAACCCGACCGAAGCTGGCGAATACCGCCGCATCATGGCGGGTCAGATCGCCGGTTCCGACTTTCATATCGTGGGCGGCATCACCGAGCTGAACTACAATATCCGCTCTTCCGGCATCGACGCCTATGTCGGCGACGCTGACGCTCGCGATACCAAGGGCATCGTCAATGGCCGTCTCTATGTGATGAATGTCGCGCTCGACCTGCGTCTGGTCGATACCCGCACACTGGAAGTGGTGGATGTCATCTCTTACCAGAAGCAGATCATCGGCCGCGAAATCAAGGCCGGCGTGTTCGACTTCTTCAACGGTAACATCTTCGACGTTTCGGCGGGCGAAGGCGGGCTTGAGCCCATGCAACTGGCCGTGCGTGCCCTGATTGAACGCGCCACGCTGGAATTCATGGCCAACCTCTATGGGGTGCAAGGCCCCGAAATCTGCCTGAACCCCAAGGACGACTTCCTCAACGACGCCACGCTGGGCAAGACCGGCGGCTACACCCCGGCCTATAACAATCTGGAGACCAACAATGCGGGTACGCGCGAAGATCCTAGCCGTTGGCACAATACTCGCAACCGCAACTCTGGCGACGGCCGCTACTAG
- the hfaA gene encoding holdfast anchoring protein HfaA, with translation MAFNKIAAATAGLVVLTGAPALAQTMSTTSSGFETGYGRTRGQEERAIDPSTRDANGNRVLLDGVIVTGGDQSVYSKSMTYGAGDSYSGAGAVGGATAIGNNLSVVVNGNYNTVIVNSTQTNNGNVTATNGNQTATGATGTDITGNLNGF, from the coding sequence ATGGCGTTTAACAAGATAGCCGCAGCCACCGCAGGCCTCGTCGTCCTCACCGGGGCCCCGGCCTTGGCGCAGACCATGAGTACGACCTCAAGCGGCTTTGAAACCGGCTATGGCCGTACCCGCGGTCAGGAGGAGCGCGCCATCGACCCTTCGACGCGTGATGCCAATGGCAACCGTGTGCTGCTGGATGGCGTCATCGTCACCGGCGGCGATCAGAGTGTCTATTCCAAGTCGATGACCTATGGCGCGGGCGACAGCTACTCCGGCGCCGGCGCCGTGGGTGGGGCCACCGCCATCGGCAACAACCTCTCGGTTGTCGTCAACGGCAACTACAACACCGTCATCGTCAATTCGACCCAGACCAACAACGGCAACGTCACGGCCACCAATGGCAACCAAACCGCCACGGGTGCCACTGGCACGGACATTACAGGAAATCTCAATGGCTTCTGA
- a CDS encoding rhomboid family intramembrane serine protease, which translates to MNETTKEPFFTAPWPAVVLSGLILALFALQSQFDTNGDLVYMLGLNPRLLWKYDTYYALFTTLFLHGSWIHAGMNAALGLAFASGVARVFGTRIGGAALFYIYYLFCGVLAGVVYCAIFPDRNVLLIGASGAISGLMGAAIRIGPGYMLPFTDRGVMGMTIAWTAINILSAFISIIPAAGTIAWEVHLIGYAIGLLTIGVWMRLFRPRFFSA; encoded by the coding sequence ATGAATGAGACGACAAAAGAGCCGTTTTTCACGGCACCCTGGCCGGCCGTAGTCCTCAGCGGGCTCATTTTGGCACTGTTCGCCCTGCAATCTCAATTCGATACAAACGGCGATCTGGTCTATATGCTGGGCCTCAATCCGCGCCTTTTGTGGAAGTACGACACCTACTACGCCCTGTTTACCACCTTGTTCCTGCACGGGAGCTGGATACACGCCGGAATGAATGCCGCCCTGGGACTGGCCTTTGCCAGCGGCGTCGCGCGCGTTTTTGGCACACGTATCGGTGGTGCGGCACTCTTCTATATATACTACCTGTTCTGTGGCGTGCTGGCCGGGGTGGTCTATTGCGCGATCTTCCCGGATCGTAACGTCCTTCTGATCGGCGCGTCTGGTGCCATTTCAGGGCTGATGGGGGCGGCCATCCGCATCGGCCCCGGCTATATGCTTCCCTTCACTGACCGCGGGGTGATGGGGATGACGATCGCGTGGACCGCTATCAATATCTTGTCGGCCTTCATCAGCATCATTCCGGCCGCGGGCACCATTGCCTGGGAAGTGCACCTGATCGGTTACGCCATTGGCCTTCTGACCATAGGGGTCTGGATGCGCCTGTTCCGGCCGCGTTTCTTCAGCGCCTAA
- a CDS encoding CBS domain-containing protein — MLINQLLNAKGHQVFTVSPEDTVAAVSALLHTRKVGAFVVADRLGRVAGIVSERDIIGALAQKGALALDLRVQDIMTTDVIVARLGETVDSLLERMTDRRIRHLPVMEGPKLTGIVSIGDLVKAKIAQAEHEAQTLKAYITAG, encoded by the coding sequence ATGCTGATCAATCAGCTTTTAAACGCCAAAGGGCATCAGGTCTTCACCGTATCCCCCGAAGATACAGTGGCCGCAGTATCCGCCCTTCTACATACGCGCAAGGTCGGGGCGTTTGTGGTCGCCGACCGTTTGGGGCGTGTCGCCGGCATCGTATCTGAACGCGACATCATAGGGGCGCTGGCGCAAAAGGGGGCTTTGGCTCTTGATCTGCGGGTTCAGGACATCATGACGACAGATGTGATCGTCGCGCGTCTGGGTGAGACCGTGGACTCTCTCCTTGAGCGCATGACCGACCGCCGTATCCGCCATCTGCCGGTGATGGAAGGCCCCAAGCTCACGGGCATCGTTTCTATTGGGGATCTGGTCAAGGCGAAGATCGCTCAGGCCGAACACGAGGCCCAGACGCTCAAGGCCTATATTACGGCGGGCTAA
- a CDS encoding Fic/DOC family protein has product MSVDEERYEAFDDPYCYPNSEVLRNLADLRDEALLDSFEIEMTFLRSTEPLPEGNFDFEHYKAIHHHLFQDVYGWAGQCRTVRISKGGNAFCYPEHIDNQAAAVFRMLNRPAFQGQSNLSDFVAAAADFLAELNAIHCFRDGNGRSQLAFMYLVGQRAGFPFNFEGVQRDTFLPAMIASFNGDLTPLKSALAALCSDGF; this is encoded by the coding sequence ATGAGCGTTGATGAGGAGAGGTACGAGGCGTTTGACGACCCGTACTGTTATCCTAATTCCGAAGTTCTGAGAAATCTTGCTGATCTTCGCGACGAAGCACTTCTCGACAGCTTTGAAATCGAAATGACCTTCCTGCGTTCGACCGAACCTCTACCAGAGGGTAACTTCGATTTCGAACACTATAAGGCGATTCACCATCACCTGTTTCAGGATGTTTACGGATGGGCTGGGCAATGCCGTACGGTTCGCATTTCGAAGGGTGGCAACGCCTTTTGTTATCCTGAGCATATCGACAATCAGGCGGCGGCCGTGTTTCGAATGCTCAACAGACCTGCGTTTCAGGGGCAGTCCAATTTATCTGACTTCGTTGCTGCCGCCGCAGATTTTCTTGCCGAGCTGAACGCAATCCACTGTTTCCGTGATGGGAATGGGCGATCGCAGTTGGCCTTCATGTACCTTGTTGGACAGCGCGCCGGGTTTCCCTTCAACTTCGAAGGGGTTCAGCGTGACACCTTCCTGCCCGCGATGATCGCCAGTTTCAATGGAGACCTCACCCCCCTGAAGAGTGCGTTGGCCGCACTTTGCTCAGACGGTTTCTGA
- a CDS encoding alpha/beta hydrolase, whose translation MATVTFATPQETGFIGAGIPVEIGKGYRITSHILGDMRRVNISLPTEYADPATAHKRYPVLYLLDGGDGWQDFAHIASMVQQGGTWGANAPVIVVGIESKDRKAELTTPSTDPEEIKKLPTSGKADLFRRFMVEELRPLVDAAYRTDGVNAIMGESLAGLFVVDTFLRFGGQFQKYIAVSPSLWWDYGNLSKMSDSLLKTKTTTPRTLWLSIGNEGGTMQAGVDRLVAALKDNAAENIAWSYRPLKDESHATIYHPAATQGVRFLFPGDAG comes from the coding sequence ATGGCGACTGTCACCTTTGCCACACCTCAGGAAACGGGCTTCATCGGTGCTGGGATCCCCGTAGAAATAGGCAAGGGCTATCGCATCACGTCCCATATTCTGGGCGACATGCGTAGGGTCAACATATCCCTGCCCACCGAATATGCCGATCCGGCAACCGCTCACAAACGCTATCCGGTCCTTTATCTCCTCGACGGCGGAGACGGCTGGCAGGATTTTGCGCACATCGCAAGTATGGTCCAGCAGGGCGGGACATGGGGGGCCAACGCGCCCGTGATCGTTGTGGGCATCGAAAGCAAGGACCGCAAGGCCGAGCTCACCACGCCCTCGACTGATCCGGAGGAAATAAAGAAGCTGCCGACCAGCGGAAAGGCCGATCTTTTCCGCCGGTTCATGGTCGAAGAATTGAGGCCTCTGGTCGATGCAGCCTACCGCACAGACGGGGTGAACGCGATCATGGGGGAATCGCTGGCGGGCCTGTTTGTGGTCGATACCTTTCTGCGCTTTGGCGGACAGTTTCAGAAGTACATCGCCGTCAGCCCCAGCCTGTGGTGGGACTATGGCAATCTGTCCAAAATGTCCGATTCATTATTGAAGACGAAAACGACAACGCCGCGAACCCTGTGGCTTTCCATCGGCAATGAAGGCGGCACCATGCAGGCGGGTGTGGATCGTCTGGTGGCCGCGCTGAAAGACAACGCGGCCGAAAACATCGCCTGGAGCTATCGTCCGCTCAAGGACGAAAGCCACGCGACCATTTATCATCCGGCGGCAACGCAAGGAGTCCGCTTCCTTTTTCCTGGTGATGCCGGATAA
- a CDS encoding serine hydrolase yields MKRFLCGLILAALLVALPAHAQDVSGRWIGAIDNHLIALITIEKSSDGTYNGTYSSHELPLTTRDAHAVSNAPLAHIKADTGHFAFEVPAIGGALFNARWNPASRQWVGTFQWGKGGYKSLLSLRKTDAATLADAWAASRKPRVYESAAEESAVMATLIDGYVRDDRFTGSILVTRNGSPLIDKGYGMANRSAGTLNTPDTRYHIASITKPFTATAILILQDRGKLSIDDPITQYLPDAPVAWRRITLRHLLAHTSGLGDYNHLLAGKFGEAFTPQQLWNLLRTLPVSSEPGEKYQYSNAGFSILGLVIEKVSGQTYGDFLRANIFRPLHMDATDYNPAPSAEDAVGYEMGDDAPVAAAHRDLTNSFSAGGLVSTGHDLLKWQQGLFEGRLISKRALAEMKAQGLGLSRTILDEQTLYSHSGHLPGYVSDAAYQPELGLSVIVLGNLDNSSTVWISKALATIAHGYPAEVVPLPKAIEVAPEVLAQYAGTYVLMPDLSLAVTVEGSHLLVTATGQDSVRAYPESETMFFARSVEARLEFVRDNDGKMGCILHQAGQRIPGIRR; encoded by the coding sequence ATGAAGCGGTTTTTATGCGGTCTTATACTGGCGGCGTTATTGGTGGCATTGCCGGCCCACGCACAGGACGTTTCAGGCCGATGGATAGGCGCGATCGATAACCATCTCATTGCCCTGATCACAATAGAAAAGTCCTCGGACGGCACCTACAACGGCACCTATTCCAGCCACGAACTCCCGCTGACGACCCGTGACGCTCACGCCGTCTCAAATGCACCACTTGCACACATCAAAGCCGATACTGGCCACTTCGCTTTCGAAGTCCCAGCGATCGGCGGCGCCCTTTTCAATGCCAGGTGGAACCCTGCCAGCCGCCAGTGGGTCGGGACATTTCAATGGGGTAAGGGCGGCTATAAATCGCTCTTGAGCCTCCGTAAAACTGACGCGGCCACGCTGGCAGACGCCTGGGCGGCTTCCCGAAAACCTCGTGTTTACGAAAGCGCGGCCGAGGAAAGCGCTGTAATGGCGACGCTGATCGACGGCTATGTCCGTGACGACCGCTTCACCGGTTCTATTCTGGTTACTCGAAACGGGAGCCCCCTAATCGACAAGGGATATGGCATGGCCAACAGGTCGGCCGGAACACTAAACACGCCAGACACACGCTACCATATTGCCTCAATCACCAAGCCCTTCACCGCGACGGCGATCCTGATACTGCAAGACCGTGGAAAGCTCAGCATTGATGATCCAATCACCCAATACCTGCCCGATGCTCCCGTTGCGTGGAGGCGCATAACCCTCCGTCATCTGCTTGCCCACACTTCGGGTCTGGGGGACTATAATCACCTGTTGGCCGGGAAATTCGGCGAGGCCTTCACCCCCCAACAACTTTGGAACCTCCTCCGAACTCTCCCCGTTTCGTCCGAGCCCGGTGAAAAATACCAATACAGCAACGCTGGATTTTCTATCCTAGGCCTCGTGATTGAAAAGGTCAGTGGGCAGACTTACGGGGATTTCCTGCGTGCAAACATTTTCAGGCCGCTCCATATGGATGCCACCGACTACAACCCAGCGCCCAGCGCGGAGGACGCCGTCGGCTATGAGATGGGGGACGATGCGCCGGTCGCCGCCGCGCATCGAGACTTGACCAACAGCTTTTCCGCAGGTGGCCTGGTTTCGACCGGACATGACTTGTTGAAATGGCAGCAGGGCCTGTTTGAAGGTCGTCTGATCTCGAAAAGGGCCCTTGCCGAAATGAAGGCCCAGGGACTTGGCCTCTCGCGTACGATCCTTGACGAACAGACCTTGTATAGCCACAGCGGCCATCTTCCAGGCTATGTCAGTGACGCAGCCTATCAGCCCGAGCTTGGTCTGTCAGTCATCGTCCTCGGCAATCTCGACAATAGCTCAACCGTGTGGATATCAAAGGCGCTTGCCACAATCGCCCACGGCTATCCGGCTGAGGTCGTTCCTTTGCCAAAGGCTATCGAGGTCGCTCCGGAGGTCCTGGCGCAATATGCCGGCACCTATGTGCTGATGCCTGATCTGAGCCTGGCTGTAACTGTTGAAGGTAGCCACCTTTTGGTGACGGCGACAGGCCAGGACAGTGTAAGGGCCTACCCGGAGTCAGAAACCATGTTCTTTGCCAGATCCGTTGAGGCGAGGCTGGAGTTTGTGAGGGACAACGATGGGAAGATGGGTTGCATATTACATCAGGCCGGACAACGCATCCCTGGGATCAGGCGATAA
- a CDS encoding HEPN domain-containing protein gives MLADKLEHLPDVKRRELTRVVQILFDEFEDATKTALSDKRKAGRILKIILFGSYARGDWVEDRSSGYRSDYDILIVVNGQAFTDLQDYWAKADEHLIREYTVTEHIRTPVNFIVHSLNEVNDNLARGRPFFVDIARDGIMLYEAPGHPLVAPKPLTEAERLAEARGHYDLWISKASSALSGAAFYMERGEKNDAAFLLHQAAERAYHCLLLTLSLYSPKSHRITMLRSQAEVLDDRLKGIWPNETKLHRQAFDRLRRAYVEARYSASYSIGEDELSWLSERVGLLQKTIEAVCQDRLA, from the coding sequence ATGCTGGCTGATAAGCTCGAACACCTACCGGATGTGAAACGGCGCGAACTGACCCGCGTCGTGCAGATCCTGTTTGACGAGTTCGAGGATGCGACCAAGACCGCGCTCTCTGATAAGCGCAAGGCCGGGCGCATTCTCAAGATCATCCTCTTTGGCTCCTACGCCCGTGGTGACTGGGTTGAAGACCGCTCCTCCGGCTATCGCTCGGACTATGATATCCTCATTGTCGTCAACGGTCAGGCCTTCACTGATCTGCAAGATTACTGGGCCAAGGCCGACGAGCATCTGATCCGGGAATACACCGTCACCGAACATATCCGCACTCCGGTCAACTTCATCGTGCATAGTCTCAATGAGGTGAACGATAACCTCGCCAGAGGGCGGCCCTTCTTCGTCGATATCGCCCGCGATGGCATCATGCTGTACGAGGCCCCGGGGCATCCGCTGGTCGCGCCCAAGCCGCTGACCGAGGCGGAGCGGCTGGCAGAGGCCAGGGGGCACTATGACCTTTGGATTTCGAAGGCCTCCAGCGCTCTCAGCGGAGCGGCGTTCTACATGGAACGTGGGGAGAAAAACGACGCAGCATTTTTACTTCATCAAGCAGCGGAGCGAGCCTATCACTGTCTGCTGCTGACGCTTTCCCTCTACAGCCCGAAGAGCCACCGCATAACCATGCTGCGGTCGCAGGCTGAGGTGCTGGATGACCGTCTGAAGGGCATTTGGCCGAATGAGACAAAGCTACACCGACAGGCATTCGATCGGCTTCGGCGGGCTTATGTCGAGGCCCGATACTCAGCGAGCTACAGCATCGGCGAAGACGAACTCTCGTGGCTGAGCGAACGGGTCGGATTACTGCAAAAAACAATAGAGGCCGTGTGCCAGGATCGCCTGGCTTAG
- a CDS encoding type IV secretory system conjugative DNA transfer family protein gives MISSVLRVLRALRKGLVRAVRDPLGAFLWVVGAPVRVWKPVLYALVVSVVILILLALLSEWVEGRLALIGIGGKPLKRVLDLIVVGIVVAVLWRLLVKPLLDHLGDGDGSDTHGSARFAEKREMAAVTRGHEGLLIGRDRSTRKLIRYSGPAHLLTLAPKRSGKGVGTVIPNLLVQNRSVICVDPKGENTRITARARSAFGPVYILDPFGVTGLPSASFNPLAALDPDSPDIAEDAALLADALVCDAPGTAGEAHWNEEAKALITGIILYIATEEFGHRRSLATLREYLTLNVPEFADLLDRMQETDACHGLIRRAANRHRSKADREAAGVLSSAQRHTHFLDSPRMTEVMIGSDFAFGDLKQSVATVYLVLPPDRLDTYARWLRLLVTQSLTELVRAKRPLPSPVLYLLDEFASLGYLSFVERAMSLMAGYGVQLWPILQDIHQLRALYGQRAGTFLSNAGVLQVFGVNDYETSRLVSDLLGQETVVFQSTGRNMDSNKSGLSYSEHHTGRPLLTPDEVRQMPPDTQLLFLNGQRPIVATRLRYYADPELRGLFDAG, from the coding sequence ATGATCAGTTCTGTCCTTCGGGTGTTACGCGCACTTCGCAAGGGTCTGGTGCGCGCTGTGCGTGACCCCTTGGGGGCCTTTCTGTGGGTTGTCGGCGCACCGGTTCGGGTGTGGAAGCCCGTACTGTACGCCCTTGTGGTGTCCGTTGTGATTTTGATTTTGCTGGCGCTGCTCTCTGAGTGGGTCGAAGGGCGTCTGGCTTTAATCGGCATCGGCGGAAAGCCTCTTAAGCGGGTACTGGATCTGATTGTCGTGGGTATCGTCGTGGCCGTGCTCTGGCGGCTTCTCGTGAAGCCCCTTCTTGATCATCTGGGTGATGGGGATGGATCTGACACCCATGGCTCAGCGCGCTTTGCGGAGAAGCGGGAGATGGCTGCGGTTACGCGCGGGCATGAGGGGCTTCTGATCGGCCGGGATAGGAGTACACGCAAGCTCATCCGTTATTCAGGCCCGGCGCATCTGCTGACCCTGGCACCGAAGCGATCGGGCAAGGGCGTGGGGACGGTTATTCCAAACCTTCTTGTGCAGAACCGTTCCGTGATTTGTGTGGATCCCAAGGGCGAGAACACGCGCATCACGGCGCGCGCCCGATCGGCGTTTGGTCCGGTCTATATTCTGGATCCGTTTGGCGTGACAGGACTACCTTCCGCCTCGTTCAATCCGCTGGCGGCTCTTGATCCCGACAGTCCGGATATTGCTGAGGATGCGGCGCTGCTGGCCGATGCGCTGGTCTGCGATGCGCCGGGCACCGCCGGGGAAGCGCACTGGAATGAAGAGGCGAAGGCGCTGATCACGGGGATTATTCTCTATATCGCCACTGAAGAGTTCGGACACCGGCGCAGTCTGGCGACCTTGCGGGAATATCTGACGCTAAATGTTCCGGAGTTTGCCGATTTACTCGACCGCATGCAGGAAACGGACGCCTGTCACGGGCTGATCAGGCGGGCGGCAAACCGGCATCGGTCGAAGGCCGATCGGGAGGCGGCCGGTGTGCTGTCGTCAGCGCAGCGGCATACGCACTTTCTCGACAGTCCGCGCATGACGGAGGTCATGATCGGGTCGGATTTTGCTTTTGGTGATCTGAAGCAATCTGTGGCCACCGTGTATCTCGTTCTGCCGCCCGATCGGCTCGACACCTATGCGCGGTGGCTGAGGCTACTCGTGACGCAAAGTCTGACGGAACTGGTGCGCGCAAAGCGCCCTCTCCCTTCGCCCGTTTTGTACCTGCTGGATGAGTTTGCGAGCCTCGGCTATCTGTCGTTTGTGGAGAGGGCCATGAGTCTGATGGCGGGCTATGGCGTACAGCTCTGGCCCATCCTTCAGGACATCCATCAGTTACGCGCCCTCTATGGTCAGAGGGCCGGCACTTTTCTATCGAACGCCGGCGTACTTCAGGTCTTTGGCGTCAACGACTATGAGACCTCAAGGCTGGTGTCGGATCTGCTGGGACAAGAGACGGTCGTATTCCAGTCCACGGGCCGCAATATGGACTCCAACAAGAGCGGCCTCTCCTACAGTGAGCATCACACCGGGCGGCCGCTTCTGACGCCCGATGAGGTGCGTCAGATGCCTCCGGATACACAACTCCTGTTCCTCAATGGTCAACGCCCCATTGTGGCAACCCGGCTCCGGTACTATGCTGATCCCGAACTGCGGGGCCTTTTTGATGCTGGCTGA